A section of the Rhipicephalus sanguineus isolate Rsan-2018 chromosome 11, BIME_Rsan_1.4, whole genome shotgun sequence genome encodes:
- the LOC119373398 gene encoding tissue factor pathway inhibitor 2, with amino-acid sequence MKRTSFVALQLACVIHVHGFLETKTQAHACMQPKDPGPCRSSVPSWYFDAYERVCKEFIYGGCQGNSNRFESKIACEAACSHLKNKEDRCTQPPKTGPCRAYMLSWFFDKRHLVCKMFVYGGCHGNGNRFATEMECQSSCLPQSSQRGICSLDPKLERCNARAQLWYFDPLEDTCHRCPRGYCGSSANKFATCEKCMKRCSLSDSVKACSLAYRKIHYGKQGIYWPGKREPRVRGPGVKAPDHPGVVHIPAGIGTLPGGTGAPPTPTIGTPPVAEHGQVVNGLTFSGGWNLPPPTRREPRPIGTVLKGQPGIGAVLPTPTGAANADRHSSSGQEWE; translated from the exons GATTCTTAGAAACCAAAACTCAGGCGCATGCTTGCATGCAACCAAAGGATCCTGGGCCTTGTCGATCATCTGTACCCAGTTGGTACTTTGACGCATATGAGCGTGTGTGCAAGGAATTCATTTATGGAGGCTGCCAaggaaacagcaataggtttgaaaGCAAAATTGCTTGCGAAGCTGCGTGCTCCC ATTTGAAAAATAAGGAGGACCGATGTACGCAGCCGCCAAAAACTGGACCCTGCCGAGCGTATATGCTCAGCTGGTTCTTCGATAAGAGGCATCTAGTTTGCAAAATGTTCGTCTATGGAGGTTGTCACGGAAACGGCAACAGGTTTGCCACCGAGATGGAGTGCCAATCGTCTTGTCTGC CACAATCAAGTCAACGAGGCATCTGCAGCTTAGATCCAAAGTTAGAAAGGTGTAATGCACGTGCACAGTTATGGTATTTTGACCCTCTCGAGGACACCTGCCACCGTTGTCCGCGCGGCTATTGTGGAAGCAGTGCCAATAAGTTTGCAACGTGCGAAAAATGCATGAAGAGGTGCAGCC TTTCCGACTCAGTTAAGGCGTGCAGCCTGGCATACAGAAAGATCCACTATGGAAAACAAGGCATCTACTGGCCCGGGAAAAGAGAGCCTAGAGTAAGAGGACCTGGTGTAAAAGCACCCGATCATCCCGGCGTCGTACATATTCCTGCAGGGATTGGAACACTGCCGGGAGGAACCGGGGCACCACCTACGCCTACGATAGGTACTCCACCGGTAGCAGAACACGGCCAAGTAGTAAATGGACTTACTTTTTCAGGAGGATGGAATTTACCACCTCCCACACGAAGGGAACCTCGACCAATAGGAACCGTACTGAAAGGGCAACCAGGAATAGGAGCAGTCCTACCAACTCCAACAGGTGCAG